ACCTGACCTGCCGGAAGGCTGCTATGGAAATGCTTGTAGTTGCCGAGGTGGTCAAACCACATGGTCTCAGGGGGGAAGTCTGCATTGAATCCCATGCGGACTCCCCTTTTCTCTTCGACGAGGTCCCCTGTCTCTATCTGGCTAAGAAAGGACAGAAGCCCCGTCGTTTTGTTGTGCGCTCTTCACGGAAACATAAAGGGCGCATGCTCCTGACTTTCAAGGGAGTCGACGGTCGTGATGAGGCGGAAAGCCTGCGCGGCATGGAAGTGCTGGTGCGTGAAGCTGATCTTCCCGAATCCGGGGATGATGAAGTCTACATGTACGAACTGGAAGGCATGTCCGTCGAACTTGAAGACGGGACCGTGGTTGGAACCATCTCGAACTTTATTCTTGCCCCCGGGCAGGAAACATGGGTGATCTCTTCTTCAGAGGGTAAGGAAATTCTTTTTCCCGCTGTTGAAGAATTTGTATTGTCTGTTGATCTGGACGCTGAAAAGATTGTCGTCGACCCTCCTGAAGGGCTGCTCGATATCTATCTCGTCGAGAACAAAAAAGACAAGAAAGACAACGGGAAGAAAAAGAAATAGGCCAGAGCAGTTAAGGCTAAGTGCAGTGAAATTCAATTTAGTTACTCTTTTTCCGGAATTTTTTGATTCCCCGCTGTCGCACGGACTCATGGGTAAAGGCGTTGAAAAGGGCATTGTCTCTTTCAACAAGGTCGATCCCCGCGAGTTCACCACAGATAAACATAAATCCGTCGATGACCGTCCCTACGGCGGCGGGCCGGGCATGGTCATGTTTCTTGACCCTATTGCCAAGGCTCTGGACAGCGTAGGCATACGCCCGACTAAGGAAGGCGGTTGCCCCAAGGGTAAAAGGCTGATCATGCTTTCACCCAAAGGCAAACCCCTGACCCAGAAGCTGGCGGTGAAGCTTTCCAAGGAAGAGGAGCTGACCCTCGTCTGCGGAAGGTATGAAGGTATCGACGCCCGTTTTGATGATATTTTTCCCGTTGAACAGGTCTCCGTAGGAGATTTCGTGCTCAACGGGGGGGAAGCCGGGGCCATGTGCCTCATAGAAGCTGTAGCCCGTCTGCTGCCGGATTTTATGGGTCATGCCGAATCCGGTACAGAAGAAAGTTTTTCTTCCGGCCTGCTGGAGTATCCGCACTTTACCCGTCCTGCTGAATATGACGGGCTGAAAGTGCCGGAAGTACTCTCCTCAGGCAACCATGCTTTGATCGAAGAATGGAGAAGAAAAGAGTCTCTGGATGCAACCTTGGATGCGCGTCCGGAGCTTCTGGCCGAAGCAGAAGGGTTAAAAAAAGATGATGTGCGTTATTTGCGCACAATCCCCCGAAAACGTTTGGGAAAAAATCTTTATATGGCTCTTGTTCACTATCCCGTGCTAAATAAATTTGGAGAAAAAGCCGCTGTTTCTTTGACAAACCTCGATATTCACGATATGTCCCGCGTTTCCCGCTCTTACTCAATCAGCGGATTTTTTGCGGTGACTCCCATCGAGGACCAGAAGAAACTGGCCGAGAGGATAATTTCCCACTGGACCTCGGGACCGGGTAGCAAGTTCAACCCGGACCGCGCCGCAGCTTTTTCCAAAGTAGGAGTAAAAGATTCCCTGCAAGATGTGGTGGAGCATATCGAGTCGGGAACGGGTAAGAAGCCGATATTGATAACCACGAGCGCACGGGGCGCAGGCAGCACCACCATGAACAGGGTTCGTGAAATGCTGCAGGATAATCCCGTACTGCTGGTTTTCGGTACCGGACACGGGTTGGCTCCCGAAATTCTGGACATGGCAGAAGGCAGCTTACGGCCTATCAGGTTCATGGACGGATACAACCATCTATCAGTAAGAAGTGCGGTGGCGATCACGATCGACAGGCTGCTTAATGACGCCTGGTAGATCCGCCTTCGGGTGCCGCAAAGAAATTTATATAAGGAGTAGCGAAATGAGCAACGTAATTGCAAACATCGAACGCGAACAGATGCGTATTGATATGCCCGCTTTCAAAGCAGGCGACACTGTAAAGGTACACCTGCGTATTATCGAAGGTGAAAAGGAACGTATCCAGGTATTCCAGGGTGCTGTTCTGCGTTACCGTAAAGGTACCACCAACTCCACCTTCACCGTCCGCAAAATTTCCGACGGTATCGGCGTTGAGCGTGTTTTCCCCGTACACTCCCCCTACATCGAGCGTGTAGAGGTAGTTGCAGAAGGTAAAGTACGCCGCAGCCGCATCTACTACCTGCGCGGCCTCAAAGGTAAAGCAGCTCGCATCAAGTCCAAACAGGCTTGGTAGGCCACGAAGCATTTATGCTTCGCGGATACTCCCATCGGGCCTCGGGTCCGGCATGGGAACGCAATATTGTGTTGAAAAACCGTCATTCCCGGACTGTGAAGTTTGGGTATGACGGTTTTTTGCTTTTTGAAGATGCCTTCGGCGACCCTGCCGGGGGCCTTAAACCCTTTTGCAAAAGGGTTTAAGAATCCCAAAACCTTTTGTTAGGGCTTCGCCGACTATGTCTGAAAATATGTTGCCGGGGATGGAGACACAAAGTCTCATCACTGCCGGGATTGATGAAGCTGGGCGTGGCTGCCTTGCAGGGCCTGTTGTGGCTGGTGCTGTGATTCTGCCTGAAGAGTATGATTTGCCGGGGCTGACCGATTCCAAGAAGCTTGATGAAGCTGCGCGGGATCGGCTGGCGGTGGAGATTAAAGAGCAGGCTGTCTGCTGGGCTTTGGGTGTCTGCCGGGCGCAGGTGGTGGATCAGATTAATATTCTGCAGGCTACTTTCCGGGCCATGGGCCGTTCTGTCACTCATTTGAAGGTGCAGCCTCAGATGTTAATGGTGGACGGCAACAAGACCGTTCCTGTGCAGTATTTGGATGGTCTGTCCTGCAGGCAGGAAGCGGTTGTGAAGGGCGACCTGAAGATACCGGCAATTTCTGCGGCTTCCATTCTGGCCAAAACTTTTCGCGATAAGCTCATGGTGCAGCTTGCTAAACGGTATCCGGCTTATGGATTTGAAATTCATAAGGGGTACGGCACGAAAGTTCATCTGGAAGCACTTAAAGAACATGGCCCTTGCGCTGTGCACCGCATGACGTTCAAGGGAGTTCTTCCTGAAAAGAAGAAGCCCAGACAGGAGCGCATGTGTCTGCCCGGCATTTAGAATTCGGGCAGGCGGGCGAAGATTACGCGGTCCGCTTTCTGGAGAATCGCGGCTACTCCATCCGCCAGCGTAATTGGCGTTGGAAGCAGTGGGAGCTGGATATAATCTGTGAAAAGGGCGATGAACTTATTTTCGTGGAAGTGAAGACCAGAAGGGGGCGCAACAGGATGTCCGGTATAGAGGCTGTGACTTCCGCCAAGCGCAAGAAACTGGTCAAGGCCGCCACACGTTATCTTTCGGCATTTGATTATTGGGACAAGCCCTGCAGATTTGATTTAATTATTGTAACCGACGACGGAACCGGATTCCGTGCGGAGCACATAGAAAATGCATTTGACCTCAACTCTATGGGTGGTGGCAACACCGCTTGGCAACCTTGGTGATATAACCGACCGCGCACGTAAGGTGCTGGCGGAGGCTGATCTTATTTTTGCTGAAGATACCCGGCGTACGGGTAAACTTTTGCAGGCATTGGATATCAGCGGCAAGAGCATGGTCAGTCTGCACGAGCACAATGAGGAAAAGCGGATCAAAAAGGTGCTGGCCCATTTTGATGAGGGCAAGGACGCGGCCCTTGTTTCCGATGCCGGAACCCCGCTCATGAGCGATCCCGGTTACCGGGTGGTCCGGGCCTGCCGCGAACACGGTGTACGGGTGGTGCCCGTTCCCGGTCCCAGTGCTCCGGTAACAGCCTTGTCCGGCTGCGGCTTGCCGCCGTACCCGTTTACCTTTCTCGGCTTCCTGCCGCGCAAGGAAGGGCAGATGCGCAAGCTCTTCGAAGCCCACGGTTCGACAGGGGCAACAAT
This sequence is a window from Desulfovibrio sp. JC010. Protein-coding genes within it:
- the rimM gene encoding ribosome maturation factor RimM (Essential for efficient processing of 16S rRNA), producing the protein MEMLVVAEVVKPHGLRGEVCIESHADSPFLFDEVPCLYLAKKGQKPRRFVVRSSRKHKGRMLLTFKGVDGRDEAESLRGMEVLVREADLPESGDDEVYMYELEGMSVELEDGTVVGTISNFILAPGQETWVISSSEGKEILFPAVEEFVLSVDLDAEKIVVDPPEGLLDIYLVENKKDKKDNGKKKK
- the trmD gene encoding tRNA (guanosine(37)-N1)-methyltransferase TrmD — translated: MKFNLVTLFPEFFDSPLSHGLMGKGVEKGIVSFNKVDPREFTTDKHKSVDDRPYGGGPGMVMFLDPIAKALDSVGIRPTKEGGCPKGKRLIMLSPKGKPLTQKLAVKLSKEEELTLVCGRYEGIDARFDDIFPVEQVSVGDFVLNGGEAGAMCLIEAVARLLPDFMGHAESGTEESFSSGLLEYPHFTRPAEYDGLKVPEVLSSGNHALIEEWRRKESLDATLDARPELLAEAEGLKKDDVRYLRTIPRKRLGKNLYMALVHYPVLNKFGEKAAVSLTNLDIHDMSRVSRSYSISGFFAVTPIEDQKKLAERIISHWTSGPGSKFNPDRAAAFSKVGVKDSLQDVVEHIESGTGKKPILITTSARGAGSTTMNRVREMLQDNPVLLVFGTGHGLAPEILDMAEGSLRPIRFMDGYNHLSVRSAVAITIDRLLNDAW
- the rplS gene encoding 50S ribosomal protein L19, coding for MSNVIANIEREQMRIDMPAFKAGDTVKVHLRIIEGEKERIQVFQGAVLRYRKGTTNSTFTVRKISDGIGVERVFPVHSPYIERVEVVAEGKVRRSRIYYLRGLKGKAARIKSKQAW
- a CDS encoding ribonuclease HII, translating into MSENMLPGMETQSLITAGIDEAGRGCLAGPVVAGAVILPEEYDLPGLTDSKKLDEAARDRLAVEIKEQAVCWALGVCRAQVVDQINILQATFRAMGRSVTHLKVQPQMLMVDGNKTVPVQYLDGLSCRQEAVVKGDLKIPAISAASILAKTFRDKLMVQLAKRYPAYGFEIHKGYGTKVHLEALKEHGPCAVHRMTFKGVLPEKKKPRQERMCLPGI
- a CDS encoding YraN family protein, with translation MSARHLEFGQAGEDYAVRFLENRGYSIRQRNWRWKQWELDIICEKGDELIFVEVKTRRGRNRMSGIEAVTSAKRKKLVKAATRYLSAFDYWDKPCRFDLIIVTDDGTGFRAEHIENAFDLNSMGGGNTAWQPW
- the rsmI gene encoding 16S rRNA (cytidine(1402)-2'-O)-methyltransferase → MHLTSTLWVVATPLGNLGDITDRARKVLAEADLIFAEDTRRTGKLLQALDISGKSMVSLHEHNEEKRIKKVLAHFDEGKDAALVSDAGTPLMSDPGYRVVRACREHGVRVVPVPGPSAPVTALSGCGLPPYPFTFLGFLPRKEGQMRKLFEAHGSTGATIVFFERKSRLRETLHLAYESLGNREFSICRELTKDYEEFINGNLEDWAEVSEELRGEITVVIGPPVNEGPASEEDIFNMIDAEMESGDKPKVIARRIAEKVEGWTAKAVYEKVTERKKNS